The DNA segment GTTACACTTGCGCGTGCCTATTTGAAATCTGACAGACCACAGGATAAGCAAAAACTTCAGGATTTTTGCATGAAATATGCCATCAATTATTACCTCGATGACCAATCATGGCTGCTGTTTAACGATATTCTTAAAGAAATCCCCATCAACACTTACAACCAGGAAGAATATCTGAAGAATAACCGGCTGATTGAAATTCAGGATTCGACCTATCACTACCTGATGAACATCAAAGGTTTTATGATAAAAGAGAGCCTATCGCCGCTAAGCTTTGAGAAAGGCAATATCCGCGAGATTATTCTCAATAAAAGAAAACAAAAGCTTATTGACGAAATGCGAAATAATATTTATAATGAAGCGGTGAAAAAAAGCAATTTCGAAGTCTTCACCGAAAAGAAATAAAGACAGGATAATAATTGCATCAATACTCAGTTATATACGCTACAAACCCAACGCAACCGAATGACGAAACTGAAAATATTAATTATTGCATTTTTGATCATGCTTTCCGCCGGAATCTATGCTCAACCGGGCATCGACAGTACGTCCGTTCCTAAAGATAAAATACTCATTGATCAGGTTGTTGCCGTAGTAGGCAGCTATATCATTACGTATTCCGACGTGGAAAATGAATACCTCCAATTTCTGATGCAGGGCAATACCAAAGGAATGGCAGCGCGATGCAGCATACTGGAAGAATTGCTGTTTCAGAAGCTGCTGCTGAATCAGGCCGACCTGGACAGCGTTCAGATAACGGATAAACAGGTGGACGCCGAAGTGGATCGCCGCATGCGCTATTTTATTGACCAGATTGGTTCGAAAGAAAAGCTTGAGGAGTATTTTAAGAAATCGATGCTGGAGATAAAAGAGGATTTAAAACCCAAGATTAAGGATCACCTGATGATTCAGCAGGTGCAGTCCAAAATTACTCAGGATGTAAAAGTGACGCCATCGGAAGTGTCAGAATATTTTAACAGCATACCACCCGACAGCCTGCCATTGATAAGTTCAGAAATTGAAGTTTATCAAATAGTAAAAGAACCGCCCGTGAGCTCGGATGAAGTGCAGATTGCCACACAAAAAATTACCGACCTGCGCAACCGTATTCTAAAAGGCGAGAAATTCGCCACCCTTGCAAATCTGTATTCCGAAGATAAAAACACCATGACCAAAGGCGGTGAAATTGGTCTTACAGGACGCGGAGAGCTGCCAACGGAAATAGAAGCTGTAGCTTATGGAATGAAGCAGGGCGATGTTTCACCGATTATTAAAACCAAGGAAGGTTATCATATAATTCAATTGATAGAGCGTCGGGGCGAGTATATCAATATTCGTCAGATACTCATCATCCCCAAACCGTCAACACTGGATCTGGTGCAGGCACGAAAAGATCTGGAGAATATAAAATCATTGATAGAAATGGATTCTATTACCTTTGAGAAAGCCGCCGTAAAACATTCAACCGACCCAACCGGGGTGAATGGCGGAGCCATCATAAACGCCTACTCCGGTAACACAAAATTTGATCCTGCCGACCTTGACCCTACCATCTTTTTTATCATTGATAAATTGAAAGTCGGAGAAATATCAGCGCCCCAGCTTTTTACCGATGAAAATGGATTGCAGGCATACCGCTTGCTGTTGCTTAAATCGCGCACTGCGCCGCATAAAGCAAACCTTAAAGACGATTATCCTAAGATTCAGGCAACCGTTCAAAGCATCAAGCAAAATAAGGAAATCAATAAATGGATCAATAAAAAGACCGAGAAGACCTACGTTAAAATCTCCAATGATTTTGATGACTGCAAATTCCAGTATGACTGGGGGAAAAAATAAGCTGTACTGACTGAAAAATTAATTAATTTCGGATACTAAATTTTTGACAATATGACCTATAAATCTGATGCAGAAGCACTGGATGCCCTGGTGGTAAAATACAAACAACTGAAAGGCGAAGTGGCCAAAGTAATCGTTGGCCAGGATGATGTAGTACGAAGCCTGCTTATTTCTATTTTCAGCAAAGGCCACGGATTGCTGGTGGGAGTTCCCGGACTGGCAAAAACGCTTATGATAACTACTGTTGCGCAAGTACTCGGATTAAAATTCAACAGAATACAGTTCACCCCCGACCTGATGCCTTCTGATATTGTAGGAACGGAAATCCTGGATGAAAACCGCAAATTCAGATTCATCAAAGGACCCATCTTTTCCAATATTATTTTAGCTGATGAAATAAACCGTACACCGCCCAAAACACAGGCCGCATTGCTCGAAGCCATGCAGGAAAAAGCCGTGAGTGTGGCAAGTACAACCTACAAACTCGACGAGCCATTCTTTGTATTGGCAACACAGAATCCGATTGAGCAGGAAGGAACCTATCCCCTGCCCGAGGCGCAGCTCGACCGTTTCATGTTCAACATATGGCTCGATTATCCTACGCTTGAGCAGGAAATAAATATTGTAAAACAAACCACTACCGCACATATTCCCGAAACTACGGTGGTGATGAGTGCCGAGGAAATACTGTATTTCCAAAGTCTGGTGCGTCGCATTCCGGTACCTGAAAATGTTTACCAATATGCAGTAAAACTCACTTCGCTCACCCGCCCCAAAACTGCCGGAGCGCATGCCATAACCAACGAATATATTTCGTGGGGAGCCGGCCCGCGTGCATCGCAATACCTCGTATTAGGTGCAAAATGCAGTGCAGCGCTTCGCGGCAAATATTCACCCGACATTGAAGATGTGCAGCAGATAGCCACCATGGTACTTCGCCATCGTATTGTAAGGAATTACAAGGCTGAAGCCGAAGGAATGGGCATTGACGATATTATTGCAAAGTTGATGAAGTAGATTAGAACGA comes from the Bacteroidota bacterium genome and includes:
- a CDS encoding AAA family ATPase, producing the protein MTYKSDAEALDALVVKYKQLKGEVAKVIVGQDDVVRSLLISIFSKGHGLLVGVPGLAKTLMITTVAQVLGLKFNRIQFTPDLMPSDIVGTEILDENRKFRFIKGPIFSNIILADEINRTPPKTQAALLEAMQEKAVSVASTTYKLDEPFFVLATQNPIEQEGTYPLPEAQLDRFMFNIWLDYPTLEQEINIVKQTTTAHIPETTVVMSAEEILYFQSLVRRIPVPENVYQYAVKLTSLTRPKTAGAHAITNEYISWGAGPRASQYLVLGAKCSAALRGKYSPDIEDVQQIATMVLRHRIVRNYKAEAEGMGIDDIIAKLMK
- a CDS encoding peptidylprolyl isomerase; the encoded protein is MNTQLYTLQTQRNRMTKLKILIIAFLIMLSAGIYAQPGIDSTSVPKDKILIDQVVAVVGSYIITYSDVENEYLQFLMQGNTKGMAARCSILEELLFQKLLLNQADLDSVQITDKQVDAEVDRRMRYFIDQIGSKEKLEEYFKKSMLEIKEDLKPKIKDHLMIQQVQSKITQDVKVTPSEVSEYFNSIPPDSLPLISSEIEVYQIVKEPPVSSDEVQIATQKITDLRNRILKGEKFATLANLYSEDKNTMTKGGEIGLTGRGELPTEIEAVAYGMKQGDVSPIIKTKEGYHIIQLIERRGEYINIRQILIIPKPSTLDLVQARKDLENIKSLIEMDSITFEKAAVKHSTDPTGVNGGAIINAYSGNTKFDPADLDPTIFFIIDKLKVGEISAPQLFTDENGLQAYRLLLLKSRTAPHKANLKDDYPKIQATVQSIKQNKEINKWINKKTEKTYVKISNDFDDCKFQYDWGKK